In one window of Janthinobacterium sp. 1_2014MBL_MicDiv DNA:
- the hisD gene encoding histidinol dehydrogenase, translating into MPIQIRKLDSSQEGFQQSLDTLLAFEAGTDAAIETSVAKILADVKTRGDAAVLEYTNRFDRIPHGGAAEMAAFDISQAELQAALNGLPSAQREALQIAAQRIRAFHERQREELRGFTYTEPDGTVLGQKITPLDRVGIYVPGGKAAYPSSVLMNAIPAHVAGVGEIIMVVPTPDGVKNQMVLAAAAIAGVTRVITIGGAQAVGALAYGTQTIAAVDKIVGPGNAYVAAAKRRVFGIVGIDMIAGPSEILVLCDGTTDPDWVAMDLFSQAEHDELAQAILLCPYADYIARVEESIAKLLPTMPRQATISTSLQDRGALIKVRSMEEACEIANSIAAEHLEISAEHPQQWAEQIRHAGAMFLGRFSSESLGDYCCGPNHVLPTSRTARFSSPLGVYDFQKRSSIIYVSEAGAQTLGRVAATLAYGEGLQAHARSAELRLKPQP; encoded by the coding sequence ATGCCGATACAGATACGCAAGCTCGATTCAAGCCAGGAAGGTTTCCAACAATCGCTCGATACGCTGCTGGCGTTCGAGGCGGGTACCGATGCAGCGATTGAAACGTCGGTCGCGAAAATCCTGGCCGATGTGAAAACGCGCGGCGACGCCGCGGTACTGGAATACACCAACCGTTTCGACCGCATCCCGCATGGCGGCGCGGCAGAAATGGCGGCGTTTGATATTTCGCAAGCCGAATTGCAGGCGGCCCTGAACGGCTTGCCGTCGGCCCAGCGCGAGGCGCTGCAGATCGCCGCCCAGCGCATCCGCGCCTTCCACGAACGCCAGCGCGAGGAACTGCGCGGCTTTACCTACACCGAACCCGATGGCACGGTGCTGGGGCAGAAGATCACGCCGCTCGACCGGGTCGGCATCTACGTCCCGGGCGGCAAGGCCGCCTATCCTTCGTCGGTGCTGATGAACGCCATTCCCGCGCATGTGGCGGGGGTGGGCGAGATCATCATGGTGGTGCCGACGCCGGATGGCGTGAAGAACCAGATGGTGCTGGCCGCCGCCGCGATTGCCGGCGTGACGCGCGTGATCACCATCGGCGGCGCGCAGGCCGTCGGCGCGCTGGCCTACGGTACGCAGACGATTGCCGCCGTGGACAAGATCGTCGGCCCCGGCAACGCCTATGTGGCCGCCGCCAAGCGCCGCGTGTTCGGCATCGTCGGCATCGACATGATCGCCGGACCATCCGAAATCCTCGTGCTGTGCGATGGCACGACGGACCCCGACTGGGTCGCGATGGACCTGTTTTCGCAGGCCGAGCACGACGAGCTGGCGCAGGCCATCCTGCTGTGCCCCTACGCGGACTATATCGCCAGAGTCGAGGAGAGCATCGCCAAGCTGCTGCCGACGATGCCGCGCCAGGCCACCATCAGCACCTCGCTGCAGGACAGGGGCGCGCTGATCAAGGTGCGCAGCATGGAAGAAGCGTGCGAGATCGCCAACTCCATCGCCGCCGAGCACCTGGAAATCTCGGCGGAGCATCCGCAGCAGTGGGCTGAGCAGATCCGCCACGCGGGCGCCATGTTCCTGGGCCGTTTCTCGTCCGAATCGCTGGGCGACTATTGCTGCGGTCCCAATCACGTGCTGCCGACGTCGCGCACGGCGCGTTTCTCGTCGCCGCTGGGCGTGTACGACTTCCAGAAGCGCTCGTCCATCATTTACGTCAGCGAAGCGGGCGCGCAAACCCTGGGGCGTGTCGCCGCCACCCTGGCGTACGGCGAAGGCTTGCAAGCCCACGCGCGCAGCGCCGAACTGCGTCTGAAGCCGCAGCCATGA
- the murA gene encoding UDP-N-acetylglucosamine 1-carboxyvinyltransferase, with product MDKLLINGGNRLNGDIAISGAKNAALPILCAGLLTAGDLDLTNVPHLHDVATMLKLLGQTGLKIRQDGDRVVLNGGAIDTLEAPYELVKTMRASILVLGPMLARFGEAKVSLPGGCAIGSRPVDQHIKGLEALGAEIRIEAGYIYAKCAKLKGARIVTDMITVTGTENLLMAATLAEGETILENAACEPEVTDLAHLLVAMGAKIDGIGTSRLVIQGVDALHGASHAVIADRIETGTFLCAVAATGGDITLRNVRTDILDAALDKLRAMGLTMTFGADWIRAEMSARPNPVSFRTTEYPGFPTDMQAQFMAVNTIANGASRVTETIFENRFMHVQEMNRLGADITIEGNTAIIAGVKQLRGAPVMATDLRASASLVIAALAADGETLIDRIYHLDRGYDRMEVKLSAVGANIVRIK from the coding sequence ATGGACAAGCTCCTGATCAACGGCGGCAACCGCCTGAACGGCGACATCGCCATCTCCGGCGCGAAAAACGCCGCCCTGCCCATCCTGTGCGCCGGCCTGCTGACCGCGGGCGACCTGGACCTGACGAACGTGCCGCACCTGCACGACGTCGCCACCATGCTCAAACTGCTGGGCCAGACGGGCTTGAAGATACGGCAGGACGGCGACCGCGTGGTTCTCAACGGCGGCGCCATCGACACCCTCGAAGCGCCGTACGAACTGGTGAAGACCATGCGCGCCTCGATCCTCGTGCTCGGTCCCATGCTGGCGCGCTTCGGCGAAGCCAAGGTCTCGCTGCCGGGCGGCTGCGCCATCGGTTCGCGTCCTGTCGACCAGCACATCAAGGGCCTCGAGGCGCTGGGCGCCGAGATCCGCATCGAAGCCGGCTACATCTACGCCAAGTGCGCCAAGCTGAAAGGCGCGCGCATCGTCACCGACATGATCACCGTCACCGGCACCGAGAACCTGCTGATGGCCGCGACCCTGGCCGAAGGCGAGACCATCCTGGAAAACGCCGCCTGCGAGCCGGAAGTGACCGACCTGGCCCACCTGCTGGTGGCCATGGGCGCGAAGATCGACGGCATCGGCACCAGCCGCCTGGTGATCCAGGGCGTGGACGCCTTGCACGGCGCCTCGCACGCGGTCATCGCCGACCGCATCGAAACGGGTACCTTCCTGTGCGCCGTGGCGGCCACCGGCGGCGACATCACCCTGCGCAACGTGCGCACCGATATCCTCGACGCGGCGCTCGACAAGCTGCGCGCCATGGGCCTGACGATGACCTTCGGCGCCGACTGGATCCGCGCCGAGATGTCGGCCCGCCCGAACCCGGTCAGCTTCCGCACCACCGAATACCCGGGCTTCCCGACCGACATGCAGGCGCAGTTCATGGCCGTCAACACGATCGCCAATGGCGCCAGCCGCGTCACCGAGACGATTTTCGAGAACCGCTTCATGCACGTGCAGGAAATGAACCGCCTGGGCGCCGACATCACCATCGAGGGCAACACGGCCATCATCGCCGGCGTCAAGCAGCTGCGCGGCGCGCCCGTGATGGCTACCGACCTGCGCGCCTCGGCGTCGCTGGTGATCGCGGCCCTGGCCGCCGATGGCGAAACGCTGATCGACCGCATCTACCACCTCGACCGTGGCTACGACCGCATGGAAGTCAAATTGTCGGCCGTGGGCGCGAACATCGTGCGCATCAAGTAA
- a CDS encoding STAS domain-containing protein, with translation MPDSLDTLQSLTSLTVHNATSALEQGLDAIRSGQTKFDLRNVKAVDSAAVSVMLTWQRAAQDAGGVLELKNLPNNLKNLTKLYGVCSLVSSTLTAEDCGSAGGHAERSPSDLHHH, from the coding sequence ATGCCAGACTCTCTCGACACCTTGCAGTCCCTGACTTCCCTGACCGTGCACAATGCCACTTCGGCATTGGAGCAGGGTCTGGACGCCATCCGCTCGGGTCAGACGAAGTTTGACCTGCGTAACGTCAAGGCCGTCGATTCGGCGGCCGTCTCCGTGATGCTGACGTGGCAGCGCGCGGCGCAGGATGCCGGCGGCGTGCTGGAGCTGAAAAACCTGCCGAACAACCTGAAAAACCTCACCAAGCTGTATGGCGTCTGCTCGCTCGTTTCGAGCACGTTGACGGCCGAGGACTGCGGCAGCGCCGGCGGCCACGCCGAACGCAGCCCGTCCGACCTGCATCATCATTGA
- a CDS encoding BolA family protein → MTTTPELIHGYLSAGLECTHLEVEGDGQHFQAVIVSPAFAGKRLIQRHQIVYAALGDRMREEIHALSMKTLTPEEFQG, encoded by the coding sequence GTGACCACCACTCCAGAACTGATCCACGGCTACCTGTCGGCCGGCCTCGAATGCACGCACCTCGAAGTGGAGGGCGATGGCCAGCACTTCCAGGCCGTGATCGTCTCGCCCGCATTTGCCGGCAAGCGCCTGATCCAGCGCCATCAGATCGTCTACGCGGCGCTGGGCGACCGCATGCGCGAGGAAATCCACGCGCTGTCGATGAAAACCCTGACACCTGAAGAATTCCAAGGATAA
- a CDS encoding MlaA family lipoprotein: MSESTMKSQGSLARIGLALAIAASVSACATGTNPRDPLEGYNRAMFKFNDTVDRVALKPVATAYKTVTPSFVQTGVGNFFGNLSDVWSAVNNLLQGKGEAGLQDVVRVSMNSTFGIFGLIDIASQAGIPKHNEDFGQTLGWYGVQPGPYVMLPLLGPSTVRDTVALPLDITGDPWRYKDPVSVRNIGTVTRVVDKRAALLDATNLMEAAALDRYEFIRDGFLQARESKVFDGDTDRRDRKVPKNDTSDYEPEYDAKPPPAPVEAAPATAAADAVPVELVTSGSNTVAAEAKPQE, from the coding sequence ATGAGCGAGTCGACCATGAAATCCCAAGGCAGCCTGGCGCGTATCGGCCTGGCCCTGGCCATCGCCGCCAGCGTGAGCGCCTGCGCCACCGGCACCAACCCGCGCGACCCGCTCGAGGGTTACAACCGCGCCATGTTCAAGTTCAACGACACCGTCGACCGGGTGGCCCTGAAACCGGTCGCCACGGCTTACAAGACCGTCACGCCATCGTTCGTGCAAACCGGTGTCGGCAACTTCTTCGGCAACTTGTCCGATGTGTGGAGCGCCGTGAACAACTTGCTGCAAGGCAAGGGTGAAGCGGGCTTGCAGGACGTCGTGCGCGTCAGCATGAACTCGACCTTCGGCATCTTCGGCCTGATCGACATCGCTTCGCAGGCCGGCATTCCGAAGCACAATGAAGACTTTGGCCAGACCCTGGGCTGGTATGGCGTCCAGCCTGGTCCGTACGTGATGTTGCCGCTGCTGGGCCCATCGACCGTGCGCGACACGGTGGCCCTGCCGCTCGATATCACGGGCGACCCGTGGCGCTACAAGGATCCTGTCTCGGTGCGCAATATCGGCACGGTGACGCGCGTGGTCGACAAGCGCGCCGCGCTGCTCGACGCGACCAACCTGATGGAAGCGGCCGCGCTGGACCGTTATGAATTCATCCGCGACGGCTTCCTGCAGGCGCGCGAAAGCAAGGTTTTCGATGGCGATACGGATCGCCGCGACCGCAAAGTGCCAAAAAACGACACCAGCGATTACGAGCCGGAGTACGATGCGAAACCGCCGCCGGCCCCAGTGGAAGCGGCGCCTGCCACGGCTGCCGCCGACGCCGTGCCTGTCGAACTCGTAACATCTGGTAGCAATACCGTTGCTGCCGAGGCCAAGCCTCAGGAGTAA
- a CDS encoding ABC transporter ATP-binding protein, whose protein sequence is MTAIQITNVEKSYKSLKALGGVSLAIEEGEFFGLLGPNGAGKTTLISIIAGLIRPDAGTVKIHGHDVVKDFRNARRNLGVVPQELVFDPFFTVRETLRLQSGYFGLPNNDKWIDEVMENLDLTGKADTNMRALSGGMKRRVLVAQALVHKPPVIVLDEPTAGVDVELRQTLWKFISRLNREGGHTVVLTTHYLEEAQAMCQRVAMLKTGKVVALDTMSALIRRIAGSQLQVHLKQGALPADLQHLVLHPEEQQAPNKFSLRVNEYSEVEKILARLREAGADIDEMQLQQADLEDIFLQIMDKGTV, encoded by the coding sequence ATGACCGCAATTCAAATAACGAATGTAGAAAAGAGCTATAAATCGCTCAAGGCGCTGGGCGGCGTGTCGCTGGCGATCGAGGAGGGCGAGTTCTTCGGCCTGCTCGGTCCCAACGGCGCCGGCAAGACCACCCTCATTTCCATCATCGCCGGCCTGATACGGCCCGATGCGGGCACCGTCAAGATCCACGGCCACGACGTGGTCAAGGACTTCCGCAACGCGCGCCGCAACCTGGGCGTGGTGCCGCAGGAACTCGTGTTCGATCCGTTTTTCACCGTGCGCGAGACGCTGCGCCTGCAGTCCGGCTATTTCGGCCTGCCGAACAACGACAAGTGGATCGATGAGGTCATGGAAAACCTCGACCTGACCGGCAAGGCCGACACCAACATGCGCGCGCTGTCGGGCGGCATGAAGCGCCGCGTGCTCGTCGCTCAGGCGCTGGTGCACAAGCCGCCCGTCATCGTGCTCGATGAGCCGACGGCCGGCGTCGACGTGGAATTGCGCCAGACCCTGTGGAAGTTCATTTCGCGCCTGAACCGCGAAGGCGGCCACACCGTCGTGCTGACCACCCACTACCTGGAAGAAGCGCAGGCCATGTGCCAGCGCGTGGCCATGCTCAAGACGGGCAAGGTGGTGGCGCTCGACACCATGTCGGCGCTGATCCGCCGCATCGCCGGCTCGCAGCTGCAGGTGCACCTGAAGCAAGGCGCCCTGCCGGCCGACCTGCAGCACCTGGTGCTGCACCCGGAAGAGCAGCAGGCGCCGAACAAGTTCAGCCTGCGCGTCAACGAATACAGCGAAGTCGAGAAGATCCTCGCCCGCCTGCGCGAAGCGGGCGCCGACATCGACGAAATGCAATTGCAACAAGCCGACCTGGAAGATATCTTCTTGCAGATCATGGATAAAGGTACCGTATGA
- a CDS encoding ABC transporter permease gives MISTGFRTLVYKETLRFWKVATQTVAAPVLTSMLYLLVFGHVLDGRVEPSPGVSYTAFLIPGLVMMSVLQNAFANSSSSLIQSKITGNLVFVLLTPLSHWEIFSAYVLASVARGLAVGFGVFAITCWFADLSFVAPLWIVVFAFLGAAMLGTMGLIAGIWAEKFDQLAAFQNFLIMPATFLSGVFYSIHSLPPFWQTVSHLNPFFYMIDGFRYGFFGTSDVSPWLSLSIVAGFLVILALASIRLLKSGYRLRH, from the coding sequence ATGATTTCGACAGGATTTCGCACCCTCGTCTACAAAGAGACGCTGCGCTTCTGGAAAGTGGCGACGCAAACCGTGGCCGCGCCCGTGCTCACGTCGATGCTGTACCTGCTGGTGTTCGGCCATGTGCTCGACGGCCGCGTGGAGCCGAGCCCCGGCGTCAGCTACACGGCCTTCCTGATTCCCGGCCTGGTGATGATGAGCGTGCTGCAAAACGCCTTCGCCAATTCCTCGTCCTCGCTGATCCAGTCCAAGATCACGGGCAACCTGGTGTTCGTGCTGCTGACGCCCCTGTCGCACTGGGAAATCTTCTCGGCGTATGTACTCGCTTCCGTCGCGCGCGGCCTGGCCGTGGGCTTTGGCGTTTTCGCCATCACCTGCTGGTTCGCCGACCTGTCGTTTGTCGCGCCGCTGTGGATCGTCGTCTTCGCCTTCCTGGGCGCCGCCATGCTGGGCACCATGGGCTTGATCGCCGGCATCTGGGCCGAGAAATTCGACCAGCTGGCCGCCTTCCAGAACTTCCTGATCATGCCGGCCACCTTCCTGTCGGGCGTGTTCTATTCGATCCACTCGCTGCCGCCGTTCTGGCAGACGGTGTCGCACCTGAACCCCTTCTTCTACATGATCGACGGCTTCCGCTACGGCTTCTTCGGCACCTCCGACGTCAGCCCGTGGCTCAGTCTTTCCATCGTCGCCGGCTTCCTCGTGATCCTGGCGCTGGCGTCGATCCGCCTGCTGAAAAGCGGTTACAGATTACGCCACTAA
- the hisG gene encoding ATP phosphoribosyltransferase, whose protein sequence is MNGSNSGDNSQLILALSKGRIFEDTMPLLEAAGIKVLENPETSRKLILATNDPNVRVIIVRASDVPTYVQYGAADFGVAGKDVLLEHGGEGLYQPIDLNIASCRMSVAVQAGFDYEKAVHQGARLRVATKFVHTAREHFAAKGVHVDLIKLYGSMELAPLVGLSDAIVDLVSTGSTLRANNLVEVEHIMEISSRLVVNQAALKLKRERLQPIIEAFERASQTASQA, encoded by the coding sequence ATGAACGGATCGAACAGCGGTGACAATTCCCAGCTGATACTGGCGCTCTCGAAAGGCCGCATTTTCGAGGACACCATGCCGCTGCTGGAAGCGGCAGGCATCAAGGTGCTGGAAAACCCGGAAACGTCGCGCAAGCTGATTTTGGCCACCAACGATCCGAACGTGCGCGTCATCATCGTGCGCGCCAGCGACGTGCCGACCTACGTGCAGTACGGCGCGGCCGATTTCGGCGTGGCGGGCAAGGATGTGCTGCTCGAACATGGCGGCGAAGGCCTGTACCAGCCGATCGACCTGAATATCGCCTCCTGCCGCATGTCGGTGGCGGTGCAGGCCGGCTTCGACTATGAAAAGGCCGTGCACCAGGGCGCGCGCCTGCGCGTGGCCACCAAGTTCGTGCACACGGCGCGCGAGCATTTCGCCGCCAAGGGCGTGCACGTCGATCTGATCAAGCTGTATGGCTCGATGGAGCTGGCGCCGCTGGTGGGCCTGTCCGACGCCATCGTCGACCTGGTCAGCACGGGCAGCACTTTGCGCGCGAACAACCTCGTCGAGGTTGAACACATCATGGAAATTTCGTCGCGCCTGGTGGTCAACCAGGCCGCCTTAAAGCTCAAGCGCGAGCGCTTGCAGCCGATTATCGAGGCCTTCGAACGCGCCTCGCAAACTGCTTCGCAAGCCTAG
- a CDS encoding DNA-methyltransferase — protein MTNMAERPDWANRVYCEDALAGLARIPDGSVDLILTDPPYNLGKDYGNASDQQSVADYLRWTEQWIDAALPKLKANGSLYIFLTWRYSPEIFVMLKQRMAMMNEIIWDRRVPSMGGSVRSFSSVHDTIGFFVKRKDYYFDLDAVRIAYDAATKKARSRSIFIGAKWLEVGYNPKDLWSVSRLHKEHPERADHPTQKPLEIIERMVKASCPPGGVVLDLFMGSGTTALAAKRCGRDFVGFELNPDYCAIIEQRLAALAQELAEPAAPKPEKKAPAKRRAAAAVPKAAKAAAKKPAATKQPAAVKKPPAVKKAPARKARSAGVPEDVAL, from the coding sequence ATGACGAATATGGCGGAGCGGCCGGACTGGGCCAACCGGGTCTATTGCGAGGACGCGCTGGCGGGGCTGGCGCGCATTCCCGATGGCTCGGTGGACCTGATCCTGACGGATCCGCCTTACAATCTGGGCAAGGATTACGGCAATGCCTCGGACCAGCAGTCGGTAGCCGACTACCTGCGCTGGACGGAGCAATGGATCGATGCGGCGCTGCCCAAGCTGAAAGCCAACGGCAGCCTGTATATCTTCCTCACCTGGCGCTATTCGCCGGAGATCTTCGTCATGCTCAAGCAGCGCATGGCGATGATGAATGAAATCATCTGGGACCGCCGCGTGCCGTCCATGGGCGGCAGCGTGCGCAGCTTTTCATCGGTGCACGACACCATCGGCTTCTTCGTCAAGCGCAAGGATTACTACTTCGACCTTGACGCGGTGCGCATCGCCTACGACGCGGCCACCAAGAAAGCCCGTTCGCGCTCGATCTTCATCGGCGCCAAATGGCTGGAAGTCGGTTACAACCCGAAAGACTTGTGGAGCGTGTCGCGCCTGCACAAGGAACACCCGGAACGGGCCGACCACCCGACGCAAAAGCCGCTGGAAATCATCGAACGCATGGTCAAGGCATCGTGCCCGCCTGGCGGCGTGGTGCTCGACCTGTTCATGGGCAGCGGCACCACGGCGCTGGCGGCAAAGCGCTGCGGGCGCGATTTCGTCGGCTTCGAACTCAATCCCGACTACTGCGCCATCATCGAACAGCGATTGGCGGCGCTGGCACAGGAGCTGGCCGAACCGGCTGCGCCTAAGCCTGAGAAAAAGGCGCCGGCCAAGCGCCGCGCCGCCGCCGCCGTGCCCAAGGCCGCCAAGGCTGCCGCTAAAAAGCCGGCTGCTACGAAACAGCCGGCTGCCGTGAAAAAACCGCCCGCCGTGAAAAAAGCCCCGGCCCGCAAGGCGCGCAGCGCCGGCGTACCGGAAGACGTGGCCCTCTAG
- a CDS encoding MlaC/ttg2D family ABC transporter substrate-binding protein, producing the protein MKLMKQLLAMATIAFATAAQAAPAVEAPDVLVKRISQDVIDTAKADKGIQAGDIKRVTELVESKILPYVDFQRMTALAAGRYWRDATPDQQKQLAAEFRTLLIYTYSGALSQIKNETVEFKPLRADPADTDVEVRSQVNMARGEPVPLNYRVAKTPAGWKIYDINVLGAWLVETYKSSFASEISKGGIDGLIKTLAAKNKALASRPAAKAK; encoded by the coding sequence ATGAAATTGATGAAACAATTGCTCGCGATGGCGACCATCGCCTTTGCCACCGCCGCCCAGGCCGCGCCTGCCGTGGAAGCGCCCGATGTGTTGGTAAAACGCATCAGCCAGGACGTGATCGACACGGCCAAGGCCGACAAGGGCATCCAGGCTGGCGACATCAAGCGCGTCACCGAATTGGTGGAAAGCAAGATCTTGCCGTACGTGGATTTCCAGCGCATGACGGCCCTGGCCGCCGGCCGCTACTGGCGCGACGCCACGCCGGACCAGCAAAAGCAGCTGGCTGCGGAATTCCGCACGTTGCTGATCTACACGTATTCGGGTGCCCTGTCGCAGATCAAGAACGAAACCGTCGAATTCAAGCCGCTGCGCGCCGATCCGGCCGATACGGACGTGGAAGTGCGCTCGCAGGTGAACATGGCGCGCGGCGAACCCGTGCCCCTGAACTACCGCGTGGCGAAAACCCCGGCCGGCTGGAAGATCTATGACATCAACGTGCTCGGTGCGTGGCTGGTGGAAACCTACAAAAGCAGCTTTGCCAGCGAAATCAGCAAGGGCGGCATCGATGGCCTGATCAAGACCCTGGCCGCGAAAAACAAGGCCCTGGCCAGCCGTCCCGCTGCCAAAGCCAAATAA
- the mlaD gene encoding outer membrane lipid asymmetry maintenance protein MlaD, whose product MQRKSLDVWVGLFVLLGVAALMFLALKAGNMSSLSFSKTYTINAKFDNIGGLKPQAPVKGAGVVVGRVSAITFDDKTYQALVKLDIEDGYKFPKDSSAKILTAGLLGEQYIGLEAGGDLANLAEGDKIARTQSATVLEDLINQFIYSKAAEGKDSK is encoded by the coding sequence ATGCAACGTAAATCTTTGGATGTCTGGGTCGGCTTGTTCGTCTTGCTGGGTGTGGCGGCATTGATGTTTTTGGCCCTCAAGGCTGGCAATATGAGCTCGCTGTCCTTCAGCAAGACGTATACCATTAACGCCAAGTTCGACAATATTGGCGGTCTCAAGCCGCAAGCGCCCGTCAAGGGCGCCGGCGTGGTGGTGGGGCGCGTGTCGGCCATCACGTTTGACGACAAGACGTACCAGGCGCTGGTGAAACTCGACATCGAAGATGGTTACAAATTTCCGAAAGATAGCTCGGCCAAGATTCTGACGGCCGGTTTGCTGGGTGAGCAATATATCGGCCTGGAAGCAGGCGGCGATCTGGCTAACCTGGCAGAGGGCGACAAGATCGCCCGTACTCAATCGGCCACAGTGCTGGAAGACCTGATCAATCAGTTCATCTACAGCAAGGCAGCGGAAGGAAAGGACAGCAAATGA